Proteins from one Deinococcus actinosclerus genomic window:
- a CDS encoding MFS transporter, whose amino-acid sequence MTVLSPAHPAPTPTGAQVRRGTPEYRRIGAALFLTGFSAFSLIYCAQPLLTAFTRDFHVTPAQSALSLSLTTGCLAVSILIMSAVADSFSRRRVMLTSLLAAALLNGLAALAPTWNLLLLCRALEGLALGGVPAVAMAYVAEEIHPRDLGVAMGQYVGGTAFGGMMGRVCIGLLAGVTSWHAALLVMGGLGLLSAAGFALLLPASRGFQPRPAAPAREHLRRWAAHLRTPGLGALFTLGFLNLGVMVAAFNYLGFRLHAPPYALSAAAISLIFLTYLLGSAASSWGGRMADRQGRLPLLRAGLLLSGAGLALTLLSPLPVIILGVTLITVGFFVTHSVASSSVGHLARRDKGHASALYLLAYYAGSSVVGVLGGLAWAAGGWPLLVALCAALLGLGLTITRQIPRR is encoded by the coding sequence ATGACCGTCCTGAGCCCCGCCCACCCAGCCCCGACCCCGACGGGCGCGCAGGTGCGGCGCGGCACACCCGAGTACCGCCGGATCGGCGCGGCGCTGTTCCTCACGGGGTTCAGCGCCTTCTCACTGATCTACTGCGCGCAGCCGCTGCTGACCGCCTTCACCCGCGATTTCCACGTGACACCCGCCCAGAGCGCCCTGAGCCTGTCCCTGACGACCGGGTGCCTCGCCGTGTCCATCCTGATCATGAGCGCCGTCGCGGACTCCTTCAGCCGCCGCCGCGTCATGCTGACCTCGCTGCTGGCCGCCGCGCTGCTGAACGGCCTAGCGGCACTCGCCCCCACCTGGAACCTGCTGCTGCTGTGCCGCGCGCTGGAGGGCCTCGCGCTGGGCGGCGTGCCCGCCGTCGCCATGGCCTACGTCGCCGAGGAGATCCACCCCCGGGACCTCGGCGTGGCCATGGGGCAGTACGTGGGCGGCACCGCGTTCGGCGGGATGATGGGCCGCGTCTGCATCGGCCTGCTGGCGGGCGTCACCTCCTGGCACGCGGCGCTGCTCGTCATGGGTGGGCTGGGCCTGCTCAGCGCCGCCGGATTCGCCCTGCTGCTTCCCGCCTCGCGGGGCTTCCAGCCGCGCCCCGCCGCGCCCGCCCGCGAGCACCTGCGCCGCTGGGCCGCGCACCTGCGCACCCCGGGCCTGGGCGCGCTGTTCACGCTGGGATTCCTGAACCTGGGCGTCATGGTCGCCGCGTTCAACTACCTCGGCTTCCGCCTGCACGCCCCGCCCTACGCCCTGAGTGCCGCCGCGATCAGCCTGATCTTCCTGACGTACCTGCTCGGCTCCGCCGCGTCGAGCTGGGGTGGCCGCATGGCCGACCGTCAGGGCCGCCTCCCCCTGCTGCGGGCCGGCCTGCTGCTCAGCGGCGCGGGCCTCGCCCTGACCCTCCTGAGTCCCCTGCCCGTGATCATCCTGGGTGTCACGCTGATCACCGTGGGCTTCTTCGTCACGCACTCGGTCGCCAGCAGCAGCGTCGGTCACCTCGCCCGGCGCGACAAGGGCCACGCCAGCGCCCTGTACCTGCTCGCCTACTACGCCGGAAGCAGCGTCGTGGGTGTCCTCGGCGGACTCGCCTGGGCCGCCGGAGGCTGGCCGCTCCTCGTCGCCCTGTGCGCGGCCCTGCTCGGCCTGGGGCTGACCATCACCCGGCAGATCCCTCGGCGCTGA
- a CDS encoding lipocalin family protein, protein MRLKLIPVLAALLLSGCAPVQSVVNPTQRPSPTDFGEHANPMERSYVSAYLPADGLALHWAQFRVRDPRVPLPLMISHVAVTDLRTGELTFLEQPAGTGEATSPPLRLRQGAWTLTQAGPAPTAPLSLKAGPLDLALTPVKGPVLHPPGCSGNADTGVLFYQGITRLDLTGTVNGRAVRGQAWLDHQWGNQLPGRSALRDWFSVQLDDGRDLMVYRVRRPDGSVAQLIGSVVEPDGRVRAMPGLRAEPGEGWTSPTGRPYTLGWRLVSDEFDLGVRAVRREQELLSRAARIAYREGPIEVTGTWAAAPAVGSGMMELVSGYWAP, encoded by the coding sequence ATGCGGCTGAAACTCATTCCGGTGCTGGCGGCCCTCCTCCTGAGCGGGTGCGCGCCGGTGCAGTCGGTCGTGAACCCCACGCAGCGGCCCTCCCCCACCGATTTCGGGGAGCACGCGAACCCGATGGAGCGGTCGTACGTGAGCGCGTACCTGCCCGCAGATGGGCTGGCGCTGCACTGGGCGCAGTTCCGGGTGCGGGACCCCCGCGTGCCGCTGCCGCTGATGATCTCGCACGTAGCTGTCACGGACCTGCGGACCGGCGAGCTGACCTTCCTGGAACAGCCGGCCGGCACGGGCGAGGCGACCTCTCCCCCGCTGCGGCTCCGGCAGGGCGCGTGGACGCTGACGCAGGCGGGGCCGGCGCCGACCGCGCCGCTGAGCCTGAAGGCCGGGCCGCTGGATCTGGCGCTGACCCCGGTGAAGGGGCCGGTGCTGCACCCGCCGGGGTGCAGCGGCAACGCGGACACCGGGGTGCTGTTCTACCAGGGGATCACGCGGCTGGACCTGACAGGGACCGTAAACGGACGCGCGGTACGGGGGCAGGCGTGGCTGGATCACCAGTGGGGGAACCAGCTTCCGGGCCGGTCGGCGCTGCGGGACTGGTTCAGCGTGCAGCTGGATGATGGGCGGGACCTGATGGTGTACCGGGTACGCCGCCCGGACGGGAGCGTGGCGCAGCTCATCGGCAGCGTGGTGGAACCGGACGGGCGGGTGCGGGCCATGCCGGGCCTGCGGGCCGAGCCGGGTGAGGGGTGGACCAGCCCCACCGGGCGGCCCTACACGCTGGGCTGGCGGCTGGTGTCCGACGAGTTCGACCTGGGCGTGCGGGCGGTGCGGCGCGAGCAGGAGCTCCTGAGCCGCGCCGCCCGCATCGCGTACCGGGAGGGACCGATCGAGGTGACGGGTACCTGGGCCGCCGCCCCTGCCGTGGGGTCCGGGATGATGGAACTCGTCAGCGGGTACTGGGCGCCGTGA
- a CDS encoding S41 family peptidase, which translates to MPHNVRVRLLGLGVALLLSPAAHGSPATDLFDAATRQVQRNYFGWATGDLNGLTRQYADALTQRCAPQGDSCSFDTGRAVLGDLFKAFGDAHTNVRDAEGAERLREQQLNLAVPRTGARVVRVEGGLLVAGVTPGSPAEGAGLREFDLITTVQGEAAGKRGGEDAPVGPKEFVRLERAAQPIQVTVRRAGSPELALTLGSAELQARDEPTLSWVGPQNRTALIRYPTFLPADAAALFVKRVQEARAGGAQALVVDLRFNGGGSLAQCVAAASVFTPVEYRMQSRGGGSVYRGADGQLVLMNTPRRPPGPPPPPLWAGPTALLVGPNTASCAEVFTFYAQRAGALAVGEATKGVQNSGVNFMPLPDGGVVSVTILRAFGPDGAPLPERITPDVTAPTDLDLLTTAGRDSTLEAALLRLRDAQGLHPAER; encoded by the coding sequence GTGCCTCACAATGTCCGCGTTCGCCTGCTGGGCCTGGGCGTGGCCCTGCTCCTCTCCCCGGCCGCGCACGGCAGTCCCGCCACCGACCTGTTCGACGCGGCGACCCGGCAGGTGCAGCGCAACTACTTCGGCTGGGCGACCGGCGACCTGAACGGCCTGACCCGCCAGTATGCCGATGCCCTGACGCAGCGCTGTGCGCCGCAGGGCGACAGCTGCTCCTTCGACACCGGCCGCGCGGTGCTGGGTGACCTGTTCAAGGCCTTCGGGGACGCCCACACGAACGTCCGTGACGCCGAGGGCGCCGAGCGCCTGCGCGAGCAGCAGCTGAACCTGGCGGTGCCCCGCACCGGGGCCCGGGTCGTGCGGGTCGAGGGCGGCCTGCTCGTCGCCGGGGTGACGCCCGGTAGTCCGGCCGAGGGGGCGGGCCTGCGCGAATTCGACCTGATCACCACCGTGCAGGGCGAGGCGGCCGGAAAACGCGGCGGTGAGGACGCCCCGGTCGGGCCGAAGGAATTCGTGCGGCTGGAACGCGCCGCGCAGCCCATCCAGGTGACGGTGCGCCGCGCGGGCAGTCCGGAGCTGGCCCTCACGCTGGGCAGCGCCGAGTTGCAGGCCCGGGACGAACCCACGCTGTCCTGGGTGGGCCCGCAGAACCGCACGGCGCTGATCCGCTACCCGACGTTCCTCCCGGCCGACGCGGCGGCGCTGTTCGTCAAGCGGGTGCAGGAGGCCCGCGCGGGCGGCGCGCAGGCGCTGGTCGTGGACCTGCGCTTCAACGGCGGCGGAAGCCTCGCGCAGTGCGTGGCGGCGGCCAGTGTGTTCACGCCCGTCGAGTACCGCATGCAGTCGCGCGGGGGCGGCAGCGTGTACCGGGGCGCGGACGGTCAGCTGGTCCTCATGAACACCCCGCGCCGCCCGCCGGGGCCGCCGCCCCCGCCGCTGTGGGCCGGGCCGACGGCGCTGCTGGTCGGGCCGAACACCGCGTCCTGCGCGGAGGTCTTCACGTTCTACGCGCAGCGCGCCGGGGCACTCGCGGTGGGCGAGGCGACCAAGGGCGTGCAGAACAGCGGGGTGAACTTCATGCCCCTCCCGGACGGGGGGGTGGTGTCGGTCACGATCCTGCGGGCCTTCGGGCCGGACGGCGCGCCGCTGCCCGAACGGATCACCCCTGACGTCACGGCCCCCACCGACCTCGACCTGCTGACGACGGCGGGCCGCGACAGCACCCTGGAGGCGGCGCTGCTGCGTCTGCGGGACGCGCAGGGGCTGCACCCGGCCGAGCGGTAG
- a CDS encoding NAD(P)H-dependent oxidoreductase subunit E, with protein MPVTRLEICTEHLSIDQREDLLDAVWAALRISPGMVTADGNVELSLSQCGPAVAPEDAPLVRMGDVEYRNVTPQRLVTLMKRWSR; from the coding sequence GTGCCCGTCACCCGCCTGGAAATCTGCACCGAACACCTGAGTATCGACCAACGCGAAGACCTGCTCGACGCCGTCTGGGCCGCCCTGCGTATCAGTCCCGGCATGGTCACGGCCGACGGCAACGTGGAACTGAGCCTCTCGCAGTGCGGCCCTGCCGTCGCCCCGGAGGACGCGCCGCTCGTGCGGATGGGCGACGTAGAGTACCGCAACGTCACCCCGCAGCGCCTCGTGACCCTGATGAAACGCTGGAGCCGCTGA
- a CDS encoding ABC transporter ATP-binding protein, giving the protein MPKPMLELSDIHTYYDHIHALKGVSLTVNEGEIVALIGGNGAGKTTTLRTISGMMKPRTGSMTFEGQTIAGIPAHHIMQKGISHVPEGRRIFKDMTVRENLDVGAYTVTDRALIENRIQEGFGFFPRLKEREHQLGGTMSGGEQQMLAIARALMVAPRLLLLDEPSMGLSPLFVEAIFDIIVKLNKERGTTVLLVEQNANMALQIAHRAYVLQTGEIKLSGNAADIAQDESVRKAYLGDE; this is encoded by the coding sequence ATGCCTAAGCCCATGCTCGAACTGAGTGACATTCACACGTACTACGACCACATTCACGCCCTCAAGGGCGTCAGCCTGACCGTGAACGAGGGCGAGATCGTCGCCCTGATCGGCGGCAACGGCGCGGGCAAGACCACCACGCTGCGCACCATCAGCGGCATGATGAAACCCCGCACGGGCAGCATGACCTTCGAGGGGCAGACCATCGCTGGGATTCCCGCGCACCACATCATGCAGAAGGGCATCAGCCACGTGCCCGAGGGCCGGCGGATCTTCAAGGACATGACCGTCCGTGAAAACCTCGACGTGGGGGCGTACACCGTCACCGACCGCGCGCTGATCGAGAACCGCATCCAGGAGGGCTTCGGGTTCTTCCCGCGCCTGAAGGAACGCGAGCACCAGCTGGGCGGCACCATGTCCGGCGGGGAGCAGCAGATGCTCGCCATCGCCCGCGCGCTGATGGTCGCGCCGAGACTCCTGCTGCTCGACGAGCCCAGCATGGGCCTGTCCCCGCTGTTCGTGGAGGCGATCTTCGACATCATCGTGAAGCTGAACAAGGAGCGCGGCACGACCGTGCTGCTCGTGGAGCAGAACGCGAACATGGCCCTGCAGATCGCGCACCGCGCGTACGTGCTGCAGACCGGCGAGATCAAACTCTCCGGCAACGCCGCCGATATCGCGCAGGACGAGAGCGTCCGTAAGGCGTACCTCGGCGACGAGTAA
- a CDS encoding LysR family transcriptional regulator yields the protein MELRQLRYFLTVAEEGNVTRAAARLGMAQPPLSAQIRALERDLGATLFHRTPRGVELTEAGHAFRAAVADIPAQLDRAAVETGRAARGETGALRVGFTGAAGIDPAVQDVIRAFRRAYPQVSLTLTEKNTEALVADLRAHVLDAAFVRATPDYAQEFRVTEVAWSELVAVLPEDHPAATADPIALAALRNDPFILTPRAVGPALHDAVLAACRAAGFEARPGQTAPQMMSVVSLVAAGLGVSLVPAAMRHLHLRGCVYRDLLGGGPHVTLSLASQRLERSVIVRNFLALAAPPASPGTAE from the coding sequence ATGGAACTGCGGCAGCTGCGCTACTTCCTGACCGTCGCGGAGGAGGGGAACGTCACGCGGGCCGCCGCTCGGCTGGGCATGGCGCAGCCCCCCCTGAGCGCACAGATCCGCGCGCTGGAACGCGACCTGGGCGCGACCCTGTTTCACCGGACGCCGCGCGGCGTGGAGCTGACCGAGGCGGGCCACGCCTTCCGGGCCGCGGTGGCGGACATTCCCGCGCAGCTCGACCGCGCCGCCGTCGAGACCGGGCGGGCCGCGCGGGGCGAGACGGGCGCGCTGCGCGTGGGTTTCACGGGCGCGGCGGGGATCGATCCGGCGGTGCAGGACGTGATCCGCGCGTTCCGGCGCGCGTACCCGCAGGTGAGCCTGACCCTGACGGAGAAGAACACCGAGGCGCTGGTGGCGGACCTGCGCGCGCACGTGCTGGACGCGGCGTTCGTGCGGGCCACCCCGGACTACGCGCAGGAGTTCCGCGTGACCGAGGTGGCCTGGAGTGAGCTGGTCGCGGTGCTGCCCGAGGATCACCCGGCGGCGACCGCCGACCCCATTGCGTTGGCGGCGTTGCGGAACGATCCGTTCATCCTCACGCCGCGCGCGGTGGGCCCGGCGCTGCACGACGCGGTGCTGGCGGCCTGCCGCGCGGCGGGCTTCGAGGCGCGGCCCGGGCAGACCGCCCCGCAGATGATGTCGGTGGTCAGTCTGGTCGCGGCGGGCCTGGGGGTGTCGCTGGTGCCTGCCGCGATGCGGCACCTGCACCTGCGTGGCTGCGTGTACCGCGACCTGCTGGGCGGGGGGCCGCACGTGACGCTGTCCCTGGCGTCGCAGCGGCTGGAGCGGTCGGTGATCGTCCGGAACTTCCTGGCCCTGGCCGCGCCGCCCGCCTCCCCCGGAACAGCCGAATGA
- the clpB gene encoding ATP-dependent chaperone ClpB, whose translation MNPERFTEASLQALQAAQGLAQQSGHQNLTPAHLLRALTDNDTAARALTLAGGDLTQIRAALDAELAKLPRVQGGEGQLYLDPALARAFQKADTLAGQLGDSFVAADALLLALRGEYRGRGLPTEPDLNRAVTEQRKGKTVTTKTSEQQFDALAKYGTDLTQRARDGKFDPVIGRDEEIRRAMQILLRRTKNNPVLIGEPGVGKTAIAEGLAIRIVKGDVPDGLKNKRIVSLEMGSLLAGAKFRGEFEERLKGVIDEVIGSAGEVILFVDEIHTIVGAGKTEGSPDAGNMLKPALARGELHLIGATTLSEYREIEKDPALERRFQPVFVDEPSVEDTISILRGIKERYQVHHNVEITDPALVAAAQLSHRYITDRQLPDKAIDLIDESAARLRMALESSPERIDQLERRKLQLEIEREALKREKDQDSQNRLLDIEGALKGITDELADVRARWEGERHEVAALREKRESLDQVRTDIEKAKRDYDLQRAAELEYGRLPQLEKEVTELEQKLKGAEFAHTQVTEEDIASVVSRWTGIPVNKLMEGEREKLLKLEEQLHGRVIGQDRAIVSVADAIRRSRAGLSDPNRPLGSFMFLGPTGVGKTELAKALAEFLFDSQDAMVRIDMSEYMEKHTVARLIGAPPGYVGFEEGGQLTEAVRRRPYAVLLFDEIEKAHPDVFNVLLQVLDDGRLTDGQGRTVDFRNTLIILTSNIGSPLILEMQHRGEDAVEIRDAVMGELQGHFRPEFLNRVDDIIVFDALTAADLHRIVDIQMRGLIRRLAERRVSLHLSSAAKDRLAQIGYDPAFGARPLKRAISREIETPLAREILQGNVPDSSSLTVDYDGTNFTFQTGALN comes from the coding sequence TTGAACCCTGAACGCTTCACCGAGGCCAGCCTGCAGGCCCTCCAGGCCGCGCAGGGGCTCGCGCAGCAGAGCGGGCACCAGAACCTCACCCCCGCGCACCTGCTGCGTGCGCTCACCGACAACGACACCGCCGCGCGCGCCCTGACCCTGGCCGGCGGCGACCTGACACAGATTCGCGCCGCGCTGGACGCCGAACTCGCCAAGCTCCCGCGCGTGCAGGGCGGCGAGGGGCAGCTGTACCTCGACCCCGCGCTGGCCCGCGCCTTTCAGAAGGCCGACACCCTGGCCGGGCAGCTCGGCGACTCGTTCGTGGCTGCCGACGCCCTCCTGCTCGCCCTGCGCGGCGAGTACCGGGGCAGGGGCCTGCCCACCGAACCCGACCTGAACCGCGCCGTGACCGAGCAGCGCAAAGGAAAGACTGTGACGACCAAGACCAGTGAGCAGCAGTTCGACGCCCTCGCCAAGTACGGCACCGACCTCACCCAGCGCGCCCGCGACGGCAAGTTCGACCCCGTCATCGGCCGCGACGAGGAGATCCGCCGCGCCATGCAGATCCTCCTGCGCCGCACGAAGAACAACCCCGTGCTGATCGGCGAACCCGGCGTGGGCAAGACCGCCATCGCCGAGGGGCTCGCCATCCGCATCGTGAAGGGCGACGTGCCCGACGGCCTGAAGAACAAGCGCATCGTCAGCCTGGAGATGGGCAGCCTGCTGGCCGGCGCGAAGTTCCGCGGGGAGTTCGAGGAACGCCTCAAGGGCGTCATCGACGAGGTGATCGGCTCTGCGGGCGAGGTCATCCTGTTCGTGGACGAGATCCACACCATCGTCGGCGCGGGTAAGACCGAGGGCAGCCCCGACGCGGGCAACATGCTCAAGCCCGCCCTGGCACGCGGCGAACTGCACCTGATCGGCGCCACGACCCTCAGCGAGTACCGCGAGATCGAGAAGGACCCCGCCCTGGAACGCCGTTTCCAGCCGGTGTTCGTGGACGAACCCAGCGTGGAGGACACCATCTCGATCCTGCGCGGCATCAAGGAGCGCTATCAGGTGCACCACAACGTGGAGATCACCGACCCGGCGCTCGTGGCGGCCGCGCAGCTCTCTCACCGCTACATCACGGACCGGCAGCTGCCGGACAAGGCCATCGACCTGATCGACGAGTCCGCCGCCCGGCTGCGCATGGCGCTGGAGTCGAGCCCCGAGCGCATCGACCAGCTCGAACGCCGCAAGCTCCAGCTGGAAATCGAGCGGGAAGCCCTGAAGCGCGAGAAGGATCAGGACAGCCAGAACCGCCTGCTGGACATCGAGGGCGCCCTGAAGGGCATCACCGACGAGCTGGCCGACGTCCGCGCCCGCTGGGAGGGTGAGCGGCACGAGGTCGCGGCGCTGCGCGAGAAGCGCGAGTCGCTCGATCAGGTGCGCACCGACATCGAGAAGGCCAAGCGCGACTACGACCTGCAACGCGCCGCCGAACTGGAGTACGGCCGCCTGCCGCAGCTGGAAAAGGAAGTCACCGAGCTGGAGCAGAAACTCAAGGGCGCCGAGTTCGCGCACACCCAGGTGACCGAGGAGGACATCGCGTCCGTCGTGAGCCGCTGGACCGGGATTCCCGTGAACAAGCTCATGGAGGGCGAACGCGAGAAGCTCCTGAAGCTGGAAGAGCAGCTGCACGGCCGCGTGATCGGGCAGGACCGCGCCATCGTGAGCGTCGCGGACGCCATCCGCCGCAGCCGCGCCGGGCTGAGCGACCCGAACCGCCCGCTGGGCAGCTTCATGTTCCTCGGGCCGACCGGCGTCGGGAAGACCGAGCTGGCCAAGGCGCTGGCGGAATTCCTGTTCGACAGCCAGGACGCCATGGTCCGCATCGACATGAGCGAGTACATGGAGAAGCACACCGTCGCCCGCCTGATCGGCGCGCCTCCCGGCTACGTGGGCTTCGAGGAGGGCGGCCAGCTGACCGAGGCCGTGCGCCGCCGTCCCTACGCCGTGCTGCTGTTCGACGAGATCGAGAAAGCCCACCCGGACGTGTTCAACGTGCTGCTGCAGGTGCTCGACGACGGCCGCCTGACCGACGGGCAGGGCCGCACCGTGGACTTCCGCAACACCCTGATCATCCTGACGAGCAACATCGGCTCCCCGCTGATCCTGGAGATGCAGCACCGCGGTGAGGACGCTGTAGAGATCCGCGACGCCGTGATGGGCGAGTTGCAGGGCCACTTCCGCCCCGAGTTCCTGAACCGCGTGGACGACATCATCGTGTTCGACGCGCTGACCGCCGCCGACCTGCACCGCATCGTGGACATCCAGATGCGCGGCCTGATCCGCCGCCTCGCCGAGCGCCGCGTGAGCCTGCATCTGAGCAGCGCCGCGAAGGACCGTCTGGCGCAGATCGGGTACGACCCGGCCTTCGGGGCGCGCCCCCTCAAGCGCGCCATCAGCCGCGAGATCGAGACGCCACTGGCCCGCGAGATCCTCCAGGGGAACGTGCCCGACAGCAGCAGCCTGACCGTGGATTACGACGGCACGAACTTCACGTTCCAGACCGGCGCGCTGAACTGA
- a CDS encoding ABC transporter ATP-binding protein, with protein sequence MSGNILEVAGVTKVFGGLTAVNDVTMNIPDRSIVSVIGPNGAGKTTFFNMITGIYEPTRGTIRLDGRELVGLRPDQVTEAGIARTFQNIRLFSTMTSEENIMVGRHSRLKSGFLDAVLRTKKFHDGEQEARDAARIMLDFVGLGKWRNELATNLPYGDQRKLEIARALATTPKLILLDEPAAGMNPRETEDLKALIRRIRDELGVTVCLIEHDMRLVMTLSEHITVLDYGSLIAEGKPHQVRNDPRVMEAYLGRGAAAGDYGKEERPHA encoded by the coding sequence GTGAGCGGCAACATCCTCGAAGTGGCGGGCGTCACGAAGGTCTTCGGTGGTCTGACTGCCGTGAACGACGTGACCATGAACATCCCCGACCGCAGCATCGTCAGCGTGATCGGGCCGAACGGTGCCGGGAAAACCACCTTCTTCAACATGATCACCGGCATCTACGAGCCAACCAGGGGCACCATCCGCCTGGACGGCCGGGAGCTCGTGGGCCTGCGCCCCGATCAGGTGACGGAGGCCGGGATCGCGCGCACCTTCCAGAACATCCGTCTGTTCTCCACCATGACCAGCGAGGAGAACATCATGGTGGGCCGCCACAGCCGCCTGAAGAGCGGGTTCCTCGACGCCGTGCTGCGCACGAAGAAGTTCCATGACGGCGAGCAGGAAGCGAGAGACGCCGCGCGGATCATGCTGGACTTCGTGGGCCTGGGCAAGTGGCGTAACGAACTGGCGACTAACCTCCCCTACGGGGACCAGCGCAAGCTGGAGATCGCGCGCGCGCTGGCGACCACGCCGAAACTGATCCTGCTTGACGAGCCGGCCGCCGGGATGAACCCCCGCGAAACGGAAGACCTGAAGGCCCTGATCCGCCGCATCCGCGACGAGCTGGGCGTGACGGTCTGCCTGATCGAGCACGACATGCGCCTCGTCATGACCCTGTCCGAGCACATCACTGTGCTGGACTACGGCAGCCTGATCGCCGAGGGCAAGCCGCACCAGGTGCGGAACGACCCGCGCGTGATGGAAGCGTACCTGGGCCGCGGCGCCGCCGCCGGCGACTACGGGAAGGAAGAACGCCCCCATGCCTAA